A genomic region of Sulfobacillus acidophilus DSM 10332 contains the following coding sequences:
- a CDS encoding hypothetical protein (TIGRFAM: flagellar operon protein~KEGG: tjr:TherJR_1534 flagellar operon protein~SPTR: Flagellar operon protein), with protein sequence MIDPTTSINGLPNTAPERPSSAVGASFRHVLEGVRFSRHAEERLRSRQIQLAPKALQSLTEAMHQAQQAGSAKAAIVMPEGIFVVAPQNGTVITTLDHQPMQVITQVDTLVMVGRTSIEEAPLSRTTDGEPPAVHWSLIQSVD encoded by the coding sequence GTGATTGACCCGACGACCAGTATAAACGGGTTGCCGAATACGGCCCCGGAGCGGCCATCGTCAGCGGTCGGTGCCTCCTTTCGGCATGTGTTAGAAGGGGTGCGGTTTAGTCGACATGCGGAAGAACGCCTGAGAAGCCGCCAGATCCAGCTGGCCCCGAAGGCCTTGCAGTCCCTGACGGAGGCCATGCACCAAGCCCAGCAGGCAGGGTCGGCCAAGGCCGCGATTGTCATGCCGGAAGGGATATTTGTCGTGGCACCCCAAAACGGCACTGTGATTACGACCCTTGATCATCAACCGATGCAAGTGATTACTCAAGTCGACACGCTGGTTATGGTGGGCCGGACCTCAATTGAGGAAGCTCCGCTCTCCCGAACGACAGACGGAGAGCCCCCGGCGGTTCACTGGAGTCTCATTCAATCCGTAGACTAA
- a CDS encoding (R)-citramalate synthase (PFAM: HMGL-like; LeuA allosteric (dimerisation) domain~TIGRFAM: 2-isopropylmalate synthase/homocitrate synthase family protein~COGs: COG0119 Isopropylmalate/homocitrate/citramalate synthase~InterPro IPR005675:IPR000891:IPR013709~KEGG: dth:DICTH_1068 putative alpha-isopropylmalate/homocitrate synthase family transferase~PFAM: Pyruvate carboxyltransferase; 2-isopropylmalate synthase LeuA, allosteric (dimerisation) domain~PRIAM: (R)-citramalate synthase~SPTR: 2-isopropylmalate synthase/homocitrate synthase family protein;~TIGRFAM: 2-isopropylmalate synthase/homocitrate synthase related) codes for MPRIYLYDTTLRDGTQRAGISLSLEDKIQIAHLLDEFGLDYIEGGWPASNPKDTAFFQAARSLPWQSRIAAFGSTRRKEFSATEDPSLNGIVEAGVPVATIFGKASPFQVRDILGIDLDDNLKMVADSVRYLRDHDIEVVFDAEHFFDGARLDREYAVAVCEAAAEAGAQWVVLCDTNGGSLPDWIRELTALVGRRISAPLGIHAHDDAGLAVANSLAAVDAGATMVQGTINGYGERCGNANLCTIWPNLVFKMGLEAGQKPAMVQELTRLSRTVAEIANLAPDAGAPYVGENAFTHKAGVHVGAVRKHPEAYEHVPPESVGQKRRVLVSELAGKSNLLYHYEELRPGSAELAQVVEEVKRLEAQGYQFEDAESSMALLVQRALGQVPEYYQVERFHVSVTRDQAQPVTEATVRLRVGTRSFLEVGAGDGPVHALDNALRKALTGIYPEVEDLKLTDYKVRVLDGRAATASTVRVLVRSEFRGQPISTVGVSGNILEASWQALLDAVDYSLWNSGITPMEA; via the coding sequence GTGCCGCGGATTTATTTATATGACACCACGTTGCGGGATGGGACACAGCGGGCTGGTATCAGCCTTTCATTAGAGGATAAAATCCAAATTGCCCACTTGTTGGATGAGTTTGGGCTGGATTATATCGAAGGCGGGTGGCCCGCTTCCAACCCCAAAGACACCGCGTTTTTTCAGGCGGCTCGAAGCCTTCCCTGGCAGAGCCGGATTGCAGCGTTTGGCAGCACGCGGCGCAAAGAGTTTTCGGCGACCGAGGATCCCAGCTTAAACGGGATTGTTGAGGCAGGGGTTCCGGTCGCGACGATTTTTGGTAAGGCCTCTCCTTTTCAAGTACGAGATATTCTGGGGATTGATTTGGACGACAACTTGAAAATGGTGGCCGACTCGGTTCGTTATTTACGCGACCATGATATCGAAGTGGTGTTTGATGCGGAACACTTCTTTGACGGGGCCCGCCTCGATCGCGAATATGCCGTGGCGGTTTGTGAGGCGGCGGCGGAAGCCGGCGCCCAATGGGTGGTGCTTTGTGATACAAATGGCGGTAGCTTGCCGGACTGGATCCGCGAACTGACGGCTCTGGTGGGTCGGCGGATTTCGGCTCCGTTGGGCATTCACGCGCATGACGACGCCGGGCTGGCGGTTGCGAATTCGTTGGCGGCGGTGGATGCCGGGGCAACCATGGTGCAAGGCACGATTAACGGGTATGGCGAACGTTGCGGCAATGCGAATTTGTGCACCATTTGGCCTAACCTGGTCTTTAAGATGGGCCTCGAAGCCGGCCAGAAACCTGCCATGGTGCAAGAATTGACGCGACTATCCCGGACGGTGGCCGAGATTGCCAATTTGGCGCCTGACGCGGGGGCCCCTTATGTGGGGGAGAACGCTTTTACGCATAAGGCGGGGGTGCATGTCGGGGCGGTCAGAAAACATCCGGAGGCGTATGAACATGTGCCGCCGGAATCGGTGGGCCAAAAGCGCCGGGTGTTAGTGTCCGAATTAGCCGGGAAATCGAACCTGCTCTACCACTATGAAGAATTGCGGCCGGGTTCGGCCGAACTGGCGCAGGTAGTAGAGGAAGTCAAGCGGTTGGAAGCGCAAGGCTATCAATTTGAAGATGCCGAATCCTCGATGGCTCTTTTGGTCCAACGGGCTTTAGGGCAAGTGCCCGAATATTATCAAGTGGAACGGTTTCACGTGTCGGTGACGCGGGATCAGGCACAACCGGTGACGGAAGCCACCGTGCGGCTCCGAGTCGGCACCCGATCGTTTTTGGAAGTCGGGGCCGGTGACGGACCGGTCCATGCATTGGACAATGCCCTACGAAAAGCCTTGACGGGAATCTATCCCGAGGTTGAGGATCTCAAATTGACGGACTACAAAGTGCGGGTACTCGATGGGCGTGCGGCGACGGCATCGACCGTCCGGGTATTGGTGCGATCGGAATTTCGCGGACAACCGATTAGTACGGTGGGCGTGTCCGGCAACATTCTGGAGGCGTCCTGGCAGGCGTTACTCGATGCAGTCGATTACAGCCTGTGGAATTCCGGCATTACGCCGATGGAAGCGTAA
- a CDS encoding flagellar hook-basal body protein (PFAM: Flagella basal body rod protein; Domain of unknown function (DUF1078); Flagellar basal body protein FlaE~TIGRFAM: fagellar hook-basal body proteins~COGs: COG1749 Flagellar hook protein FlgE~InterPro IPR020013:IPR001444:IPR011491:IPR010930~KEGG: tmr:Tmar_0985 flagellar hook-basal body protein~PFAM: Protein of unknown function DUF1078, C-terminal; Flagellar basal body rod protein, N-terminal; Flagellar basal body FlaE~SPTR: Flagellar hook-basal body protein;~TIGRFAM: Fagellar hook-basal body protein, FlgE/F/G): MSGSMYAAISGLNADQALLGTVSENIANVSTVGYKASSMTFAQALQQTLSGASAPTATLGGINPVQVAAGGAVNIGGIEINTNEGTLQSTGINTNLAIQGNGYFIVQTSQGGQAFTRAGNFSLDANGNLVNPSGDRVLGWSASTVAQKGQTASNLVPLTIPPNETMPATATTQITSVTGNLNSQDAGTTTTKSIPVTLYDAYGNTIPVDLTFANPTATSGGGVTWTVGYSYTPPGSSTATTGTLGTLTFPATGGAPTYTSTASSFTITPTDGAAAVQVSLGASAFQNITGYAMPTSVAVTANGNPAGNLENFTIGSNGTITGSFSNGQTEVLGQVALANFSNPGGLLNIGQNLWQQSPNSGVAQVGQASSGALGSLAAGELEGSNVSLANEFVNMIMAQQGYQANAKVISVAQQLRTTLVNMIQ, encoded by the coding sequence ATGTCAGGAAGTATGTACGCAGCCATTTCCGGGCTTAACGCGGATCAAGCCCTATTGGGAACCGTTTCGGAAAACATTGCGAACGTCAGTACGGTGGGCTATAAAGCCAGTTCCATGACGTTCGCTCAAGCGCTACAACAAACCCTTTCGGGAGCCTCGGCCCCAACCGCGACGCTGGGCGGCATTAATCCTGTTCAGGTCGCAGCTGGGGGAGCGGTCAACATCGGCGGCATTGAAATCAATACCAACGAGGGAACCCTTCAATCGACCGGTATTAACACGAATTTAGCCATTCAAGGTAACGGGTATTTCATCGTGCAAACATCCCAGGGGGGACAGGCATTTACCCGGGCGGGAAACTTTAGTTTGGATGCGAACGGAAATTTAGTCAATCCCAGCGGGGATCGCGTGTTGGGGTGGAGTGCTTCCACGGTGGCCCAAAAGGGACAAACGGCTTCCAATTTAGTCCCGTTGACCATCCCGCCGAACGAGACGATGCCGGCTACGGCCACCACGCAAATTACAAGTGTGACGGGCAATCTGAATAGTCAAGATGCGGGGACGACAACCACCAAATCAATTCCTGTGACGCTTTATGATGCTTATGGGAACACTATTCCGGTCGATCTAACGTTTGCTAATCCGACCGCGACGAGTGGTGGTGGCGTTACCTGGACAGTCGGCTACAGCTATACGCCGCCAGGGTCTAGTACGGCCACCACGGGTACGCTCGGAACCTTGACGTTTCCGGCCACCGGCGGAGCCCCGACTTATACCTCGACGGCCAGTTCCTTTACGATTACCCCAACCGACGGGGCTGCGGCGGTCCAAGTGTCACTGGGCGCCAGCGCTTTTCAAAACATCACCGGTTACGCGATGCCCACCAGTGTGGCAGTGACCGCTAACGGAAATCCCGCGGGGAATCTAGAGAACTTTACCATAGGCTCGAATGGGACCATTACCGGGAGCTTTTCGAACGGGCAGACCGAAGTGCTCGGGCAAGTGGCTTTGGCGAATTTCAGCAATCCCGGAGGGTTGTTGAACATCGGGCAGAATTTATGGCAACAATCGCCGAACTCGGGAGTAGCCCAAGTGGGTCAGGCTTCAAGCGGGGCACTTGGCAGCCTAGCGGCCGGTGAGCTGGAAGGATCCAACGTCAGTTTGGCCAACGAATTCGTCAACATGATTATGGCCCAACAGGGGTATCAGGCCAACGCTAAAGTGATTTCCGTAGCCCAACAACTGCGTACCACCTTGGTGAACATGATTCAATAG
- a CDS encoding flagellar hook capping protein (PFAM: Flagellar hook capping protein~COGs: COG1843 Flagellar hook capping protein~InterPro IPR005648~KEGG: pfo:Pfl01_4249 flagellar basal body rod modification protein~PFAM: Flagellar hook capping protein~SPTR: Flagellar biosynthesis protein, initiation of hook assembly), whose product MSVNPLSGALSTTTGGSTGGANTDPASQLGESAFLTLLAAELQYQNPLQPMDNTQFVAELAQFSQLSAVTQQTSTLNQILSALTGGGNSLVQASQLIGKTVTTQSGQSGQVTAVNSGSQGLSLDVQGVGTVSVSDITGVSS is encoded by the coding sequence ATGAGTGTCAATCCCTTGTCCGGAGCCCTGTCGACAACAACCGGCGGTTCGACCGGTGGGGCCAATACCGATCCGGCTTCGCAGCTGGGAGAGTCGGCCTTTCTTACCCTCTTGGCGGCAGAGCTACAATATCAAAATCCGTTACAGCCGATGGATAATACCCAGTTTGTAGCCGAGCTGGCCCAATTTTCCCAGCTCTCGGCGGTAACTCAGCAAACCTCGACGCTGAACCAAATCCTTTCGGCCTTGACGGGCGGAGGGAATAGTCTGGTGCAAGCAAGCCAGTTGATCGGGAAAACCGTCACAACCCAAAGTGGACAAAGCGGGCAGGTTACGGCGGTCAATAGCGGCAGTCAGGGGCTGTCGTTAGATGTTCAAGGGGTGGGAACGGTTTCGGTTAGCGACATTACAGGGGTGAGTTCGTGA